The genomic window GAACACCTGTCTCAAATGGTGGGATTCCATCTTTCCTCCTTTTTTTGCTAGAGAACAGAGCTCCTACTGTTGTGCTGCTTGCCTTTTCATTCTGTTTTCCTATTATGAACAAAGTGAGGTTCTAAAGCTGCATCTCTCTGATGCACTTTATCTTAAAGGTGGAAAGCACTTACAGGACTGTCAGTGAGTCACAGTCCTTTGTCAGATGAGGATGAAGATGTGGCCCTCCTGTCGGTGGAGATGGAGCCAGGTGAGATACTGATCTGGACAGAGTTGCATAAATGAATGGCAGGAGAATGAAAGGTAATAGAGTCCTGACACTATTCACCCCCCCGCTCTGTCTCATCCTGTCTCATCTAGGCTCCTGTGACACTGATGTAGATGCAGCCATTTTGTCCCTGTCAGTGGAGACCTCGCTCTCACCCCCAGGGCGGGGGACTGCAGGCGTGGTCAGCGCTAACCTTCAGTGGGCTCTGAGGCACTGGGTGGCAGAGCCAGCTGTGGAGAAACGCAAAGTCATTCTAGGTaagggctctgtctgtctgcaggggTTGGGAGAATCACATCTAATGATGCCAATATGCCTTTTTCAATTTCAGCGTTTTGTATTGCCTATCCCTTGCTCTTCCTCACAGAAAAGCTATTTAATCTAATGCCTCTCCCCTCAGTGATCTACCCCATCTGACTTGCCTCTCTCACAGGCCAGTCTTTGTCTTGCTGCCCATAGGCATCTACATCCTGGTCCTGCTGCTGTCTGCTGGGTGCTGCTGCCTCCTGCGGCCGGCTACTCATGCCCCATTACTATTTCGCCCAGACACCAACCTCCAGACTCTACTGGGACTGAGGAACAATCTCAGTGCCCAGGGCATCTCTTGCCACATGTGCTCTGGTGAGACGTCGCCATCAATCTGTGTGATGGAACCCAGATGGGTGTAAAGTAAACCGATTCCACTACTTTAAACCCAAATTAACTTTAAACCCAAGTCCTGCAACTGTCTGGCTGTAAATGTCTTTATATGACATGGTACAATTCATTTTAAACTGGGATATTCATTTACAGTCGACTCCTGATAAGAGCTGACTCAATGACATTCTTTTTCTTCCTATGGATATTTGCATGCTCCAGTTCAGTGCCCACATTCACAACACTCCCAGGCCATTGCATGTATCAGGATATTAAGGTCAGCCAAGCATTTGGCTTTGATTTGAAGTGTTGAATCGAAGTGTCCTATTTCCTGCAGGTCTGTTCATGGAGAAACCTCATCTTCTGCACAGCCCTACCCATACTACCCCCTCCATGCCTGGGTTTCACCCTCAGCAACATACACAGAGCCCTTCAAACTCAACTCTACAGAGCCCAATCACACCAAGCATATCCTCCATCACAACAGGTACTGGTTAAAATGGTATTATATATCCAAAGAGGATCCACATGAATATATCCGTGGAAATGTTCTGGCAATGTTTTAATGTGTGCCTCTATTTCTCTACTGCTGCCACTCACTGTATCCTTTCATGGCAGGGCCTCTGCTGACAGTGTATGTCTCTAAGCTGGATGTGGGTGCTTCTATCACTCTGTACCGCTTCTCTCTGAATACCAGCGTGCCATCGCCCTGGAAAAGCCTCAGTGCCGGGCATGGAGAAGTTCCATCCTTTCAGGTTAGGAGACCCACAAATATAAACACACTATTTCTGGGTTATGATTTAATATCTCACCTCTGATCATATACCAACTCCATCATATACTTAGTATAACTTCTGGTGTCTCTAAACAGGCATACAGTGGACCTCACAGCAACTTCAGCACCcacatgactgtgtgtgtgtcccgtgtGTACCACCCCCACCCTCGCTGGATGATCACTTCCCAGTCATGTGATCCACGCCACGGCTGGAGGTCAGAGTTCAGCTTCTATGTGGCATCGGCTGAGCAGCAGCACAGCAGGTAAGAGGAATGATGAGGGACAGATGATGGCTGAATAGTGAATTAGTCAAGCTTTTTGTGGGCAAGTTGTTGACAGAGCTCCTTGTGCCTCCCAGGAGGTTGTACTTTGCCCAGCACAAGCTGAGTCCTCATCCCAGCCGAGTGTGTGCAGAACCACCTGGCTGTGTGATCAGCTCCGGGCCTGACGGACCCACACAGGGCTCTTTCTACACTCCACTCCCCACAGGTAAGATGGAGAACATCTGGAGTCAGAAGACATCAGGGAACTGCATAAATACTCTGCATTGGTTTAAATTAAAGCATGTACTATGAATGTTTGCCTATGAATGTGAGGGAGTTAATTCTTTCCTAATTTGTACCTTATTTCAAAGATTCCACCTCAACCAAAAGGTCCAAGACCTCTGGTTTTAACCCCTGTAGTGGAGTTGGCTGTGGCCAGCCAGCAGTCCGTCCTCTGGTTGACACTGGTGCGATGGTGTTCGTGGTTTTCGGAATACTTGGAGTCAACCGCACCCAACGCACAGACAACCACGTCATTGGAGACATGGTGAGAGGCCAATTGCATGACAATAACGATATAAGGTGTAATTCAATAATCAATACTGTTTTAGTGGTATTGATTTGTTCTAAAATTATCTCCAAAGGGCAGTGTGATATTGGATCCAAACTTTGATATCTTCCAAGAGATTGGACACCTCTGCCAAATCTGTAAAGCTATCAGTGCTAATAAACAGCTTGTGAAGCCGGGAGGAGCCCAGTGTCTACCGTCAGGTACCAACTGCACAGACACAGTCTAACAAATATAACAGCACACATAGCCATGTTTGATATGAGTTACATGTATTCTCTCTCTTGtattccctcgctctctcccccttaGGCAACAAGCTTTCTTCTATCCTGCCCTTACTCCACCCAGACTGCCACTCCCTCCCTGAGCCCAACCTGCTGCCAGGCCAGCTGTCCCATGGGGTCGTGGGGACGCACGGTGGCAGAGTAAGCTGGCTCTCCATGGCCTTTGAGTCTGTGAGTACAACGGTTGTCCGTGGTGTATACTACCACCTCTAATGTAATGTTAATGTTGTAGCCCAGTCCAGATCTGTGCCAGAAACTGAGCCCATGTCTTTTTATCTGTTTGTTCCCAAGACCACCTACAAGGGGAAATCCTCTTTCCAGACACACTCAGACTTCCTCCAATGGGAGACCTTCCTACAAGAGCAGCTCTCGACTCTCCCAGAGTCCTCTGCTCTACGGAGAGGTTTCCAGACCTGTGAGCACTGGAAGCAGATCTTTATGGAAATCATAGGCAAGTAGAGAGGCCGGAGGACACAGTTGTTCCATACCTAAGGCACAATCAATAAATGTTTCATTTTTATGTATCTAAAAGATTATTCAGTCCTTCTGGGAATGTAACCTTCCTGTGCTGATTGACTCCCTCCTCTGTGGGTTTTCTGTAGGTGTCGAGAGCGCCCTCTGCAGTCTGCTCCTGTCCCTGGCCATCTGTGTGGCAGCTGTGTCTGTTTTCACTGCCCATCCACTTCTGCTGCTGCCAATACTGCTCACCATCCTGGGTAAGACACTGCTGATCAAACCTTTGTCATCAGATAGGCCCATTATGCATAGACTGCAGAGAAAAGTCTCCAAGAATAAGATATGATGCAGTATTGATATGAAGTGTTATTGGGAATAATGTAAGAGGAAGTCATTAACTgttgtactgtacatactgtattttctGTGGTTTTAGCCTTGGGAGGGTTAGGGGtcatctgtctgtcagtgtgcAACATTGATCTCCTGACCAAATACAGGGGTCATCTGTCTGGTGGTGGCCATCATGTACTGGCTGGGCTGGGAGTTGGGGGCCGTGGAGgccatctctctgtccatcctTGTGGGCTCCTCAGTGGACTACTGTCTGCACCTGGTGGAGGGCTACCTGCTAGCTGGGGAGACCATACCAGCCACACCAGGACACACTATGGTACGTACAACACATAATCTGATAATCATCTATAACTGGCATAGAGGTATTGAATTCACTCCTTTATATATTCTACTGTAAGAGAGTAAAACTATGTAAATGAAGGATTTGCCTCCACAATATTCTGTttacttaaaggtccaatgcagccgtttttatctcaatatcaaataatttctggataACAATTTAGTACCTCACTGTGATTACATGTGTATATATTATTGCTAGGActatctgggagtggtctgagtagggaggggaaaactgaacatGTGCTGTTATTGTCAGAGGTTTGGAagtgtttcttattggtctattaactcatttactgcctggtgatgtcaccaggcaggacAAAAATCTCCATCCctccaaaacaggctgaaatttcaggacGTCTTTTCAAACTGCTCTTACACTAaaggggcattatcataattttcacactattattccaacctcatatttTGGAATTATATAACACAGAAAATTCACATTTTTGACTCTACAGGGCCTTTTAAAAGTCATCATATTTAATGAAATAAGCCTGAGGGAAATAATGCATAAAGAGAAAAGACTCATTATATCAATCTGTTTTTCATTCTCAGAGCCTGTCAGCTAAAAGGCAGAGAAGGTCCCTAGATGCAGTAAACCACGTGGGAGTTGCCATTGTGTCCAGTGCTGTCACCACCGTGATCTCCACAGTCCCTCTCTTTTTCTGTGTCATCGTGCCTTTTGCTAAATTTGGCCAGATTGTGGCCATTAACACAGCAGTGTCCATCTTGTTTACCCTGACTGTGACCGCAGCCATGTTGGCCACCATGGGCCCTGCCAACTTCCACAGGCCTCCTGGTGCCGTGCTGAAGGCCAGCCTGGCAGTACTGGGCACCACAGCCTTTGGCGCTGCCCTGTGCTGGGCAGGAGGGCAACTAGGACCAGTCACCTGGCACACAGCAGTCACCATGTGACCCCACAAACACAACTCAATCACTACTGTCACTGTTACCTCTGTAAGCAGAACCAAAAGGCTCGGTCTAAACATCAGTGTAGTATTGTTCTATAAATGCAGGTGGAAGGTTTCAGATGTAAGTAAAAGCATCTTGTGGAAGTAGATATTTCTTTGTGTGGATGATTTAAAGTTTAATAATTTTTTCCCAAAAGAACAGAACATAGTCTGTTGAGAATAGGTAGTCTGCAGGACATGCTTTGGTTTCTGTGGATGCAGCCTTCTGCTGACAGGAGATGACACAATGGAAATGAAATACTGGTTGAGTCCACATTGTTCTATTGTCCACGTTATTCTGTTCCTGACAGTAAAAACACTGACTGTTCTCTGACCTGCTGTTGTTAGCACTGACCTCATCTCTGGCAGTTTGAAACCACACTTTGAGGTCCAAAAAGACAGGTATTGTACCATAAAAAAATGCAAGCCAGAATGTGTCATGCACTCCCTTATTCCAGTGATATCCCTCATatcacatcccactgggcacatacctcagttcaatgtctagttttgatttacatttggttgaattgtcaactaacatgaattcacaACCTGGACGTAGGGGTAGATGTCACAAAGTACACGTAAATCCAGGACACtgcaattagtatgatatgttacgttttgtatggtatgtactAATTTGTGGAtctccatcatccattttgtatatgttacaaattataattaatattatatattatgaattgcaattcgtacaatatgttacaaattacgattcgtacaatatgttaaaaAAAATTCAATGTATGGTATGTATGAATTTTGTTGTGGCTagcgttagctaggtggctaacattagttaggctggctaggggttaaggttagggttaagagttaggttaaagggttaaggttagggttaggtaacatgctaagtagttgcaaagttgctaattagctaaaatgctaaagttgttctTTATGAAATTCGAACACACAAGCTTTGGGTTGCTGGACATTCGCAACCATACGAACCCATGCCAAAAATAACTACTGTTTCATACTAATTTgagtttactatgttatgtctattCTATCAGACCAGGCtggaattcaatgtgaaatcaacaaaaaatgtcactttgTCATTGGGTTTAGGTTAAATGTTGGGTAAAAAAATGACAAAATTCCCTgacattgatgactttttgcaaatccgaTGAGTTatccacattgattcaatgtcaACACAGACTTTTTGGTTGAAATTACATATAAGTGAAGAGAAATTGTATGATTGTTCAGAAGAGAATGTTAGGAGTCATTAGGTTATTCACCACAAGGCAGATAAGTGTAAATTTAGAAGGATGTAAAAACATGGATGAAAGGTACTGCAGCTGTAGGCCTACTCTAGGAATTAACCCCATGGGTAATGGGgaaattattaaaaaaattccCCCAAAGTTGGCACAATATGCATTTCCACAAAATACAAACAGGTTGTCGCATGGAAGCCTTTTACCCTAGCATATTTACTTCAAACAAAGTCGCCATAAATGCAAAGCGAACGCATAATTAACACTGCCGGACTGCACAAGTGAGCCGAATGCAGTTAATAAACCCAACAGGAAACCTTtacagtaggctatagcctaGAAATGAACATGTGCCTCGCTGGGCCGCACTTTGACCTGTCATTGTGACTCTTCAGACAGTCACACATTTGATAGGCCTATGCACAACTCACTAGGCATCTCACAGACACAATTCAGAGGCTATTCTAGAGCCTTGGCTATTTTCCTATCCAGTCCCAATACCACTGAAACGTCAAATCCTGACTCCTGTATCGCATGGAAATTCCTAACTTTATTCTGTAACCCATAGGTTGCATTATTTGGGCTCCTGaatggcgcagctgtctaaggcactgcatctcagtgccagatatatcactacagtccctgattcgaatccaggctgtatcacaaccagccatgattggtagtcccatagggcggcgtacaattggccccgcgtcgtctgggtttggccgtcattgtaaataagaatttgttcttaactgacttgcccagttaaataaatgttaaataaaaaataaaataataatcaaGGCATGTCTCACCAATACATGGTAAAATACCGCTAGAACATTTCCCCAGCTTCTCTGCACAATCTGGTACTTGCCCATAATGAGAGCTTTGGTAGAGATTGTGTGATTAACAAACGGTATGCGAGTAGATATGTTTTTTAAAGAGTTGGTCCCCGTTAACCCCTACCTTGATATTTAAACTATTTCCACTCTTCATCTCCCCATTATTTATGAGCCGATCTGCTATCTGTATCCCATAATCATCTATATTTGGAAAAATCTAGTTGATCTGTAATTCGTTGGAGGTTATCTAGCATTTTAGCAATTTTGGCTTTTGACTGCCATTACAAAGTTAGAATGAATCGACAACGCTGTACTCGGAGTGCGCTCTGTGTCGAGATATCCTACTGCTGAAATGCGCTGGCGATCAAAGATCATATCATTACTGAATATATGTTTCATTTTCTCTGAAATCTGTACATATTGGCGCATGCAGCCAAGTGATGAGGTGGCACAGCGACCTTCTTATTTGGGGAGAACCCTGGAATAGTGACCATATTTTGGTTCTAAACGCTTTAAATGCACTTCCGATTTTTGCTGTATTTCCCGGGACTATCAGGATAAATATGAATTATTCCCGGTATTTAAACTTGGTAGATTTTCGGGAAAATATGAATCCCTACTGTGCTCTGACTCTTGTCCGTTTTATATATGTGCATCTTAGATGTAGTGTGAGATGTAGCTTAATGTGTAAGTATCTATGCTGCTAACACACATTTGGAAAGTGATTCCTTGTATCTTGAAACTACTAACACACTCTTTAAGTGTTGCAACATACTGTGCAAATAGAACAGTGATTTGAGGAGCAGGAAATTGCAATTCCATGAACAATGCCACAGCAGGggtggttctggggggggggggcagtgcccctgtgacaacaattttggacccccttgtggcccccctaaatgtggagtatgaaataatttttacataacaaatttttgctagcgttctttttttacatccgttattagacagtggcaacgcggaacactaatgattatgaacatggtattttgcctgctaatacagtgaagaaaacgatatgacaacaataatgtctaatgtaactggcccctctaacagtacaactggccccagcttggcccccccagttgaaatggtctagaactgcCACTGTGTCACAGCCAGGAGTAATTCAACTTCAACAGCAGACAATGACATTAAGGAGAAGCCACACCTACCTGAACAAAATGCAACAACAAGAAATGCTAACCTGTCATGATGGTtcaaatgtactgtacatttctCTCTGAGGTATGTGGCACCCTATCTTCCTGCACTACGGATTGGAAATGGGAAAATTGTAAACATAGAAAAATGTGAGTTATGTTCTGTGGTGAAGGTTCTTCTATGGCACAGTACATCTTAAAACATGTTCTTTCCCTGATGggtgtaaaaaatgtatttttccatGTTTTTTTATATCAATAGTAGGCTTGTATGCTTCCCTTTACCCTTTTCTTGTCCGCCTACCTACAATACACAAACCTCTACCAGCTGCTCACACATCGGCTGTTTGAATGACTCAACCATGACCCAACCctgagataataataataatatgatcaCTTGTGAGCCTCTCAGGTGAAGGCACTCAATGCTCTTTGCAAAGCACTTGATGATACTTACTATAACTCACTCGGCTCCCTCCACTGCTTTCAGGCTAGTAGAGAGCACCGTTTCATACACCAACGCAAAGGCTCTCTCCTGCCCTGCCGACAAGGTCAAACACATTGGTTAATTTATGTGACACAATAATGGTTTTAAAGGGAGTTACTTGATGTAACTGTAATTAGTCTTGTTATATGTGTGTATTGCTGTTAATATTAAATAAAGCA from Salmo trutta chromosome 9, fSalTru1.1, whole genome shotgun sequence includes these protein-coding regions:
- the disp3 gene encoding protein dispatched homolog 3, coding for MDLEDEPLLFQSSWDAEEEEEQDEDDGESDTQINGGSSTTGGSIVWGAVGWVYTQPWVSGVVLGVGVFLPCALSAYMFLYCPPLDIDLSYSAFEVHSHFSAERFDALTIAIKTQLGSWDRRRRDVDHYDFTALQELLLDRLGRQGDEASNWTSHGGLNSKSLKNHTFKRVVMQQRGVALSQQETERHREARAGKAKIREEDKNTTNLGKPESRESKGEEGDRDSERSRTRMRRFAPNYSYLQSQALWRMELVFVAQGGGDNNIFTPERLRTIHHIEHLLMQHPQFQQFCWKPLEVLRDLPLGPSYCSPPSSLLSYLFPSERGGRIYYDGMGPDLADIHGALSLAITHPQFYWYVDESLAPDRLSSSLLRSEIQFGAPLPSYYSLQDRPEEQRQRFRNFVVQYADILAQQSTSQVKVLYGGTELFDNEVRQTFHRDMLLALISGGCITLLVYVLTSFSVFLTFFGLTSIGLSCQVALFLYHVVFGVRYLGILNGVAAFVIIGIGVDDVFVFISTFRQASHLVHPVQRMMYTVKTAGRATFLTSFTTAAAYAANTFSQIPAVHDFGLFMALIVSCCWLWVSILMPAALCIWTQCVDPQENTCLKWWKALTGLSVSHSPLSDEDEDVALLSVEMEPGSCDTDVDAAILSLSVETSLSPPGRGTAGVVSANLQWALRHWVAEPAVEKRKVILGIYILVLLLSAGCCCLLRPATHAPLLFRPDTNLQTLLGLRNNLSAQGISCHMCSGLFMEKPHLLHSPTHTTPSMPGFHPQQHTQSPSNSTLQSPITPSISSITTGPLLTVYVSKLDVGASITLYRFSLNTSVPSPWKSLSAGHGEVPSFQAYSGPHSNFSTHMTVCVSRVYHPHPRWMITSQSCDPRHGWRSEFSFYVASAEQQHSRRLYFAQHKLSPHPSRVCAEPPGCVISSGPDGPTQGSFYTPLPTDSTSTKRSKTSGFNPCSGVGCGQPAVRPLVDTGAMVFVVFGILGVNRTQRTDNHVIGDMGSVILDPNFDIFQEIGHLCQICKAISANKQLVKPGGAQCLPSGNKLSSILPLLHPDCHSLPEPNLLPGQLSHGVVGTHGGRVSWLSMAFESTTYKGKSSFQTHSDFLQWETFLQEQLSTLPESSALRRGFQTCEHWKQIFMEIIGVESALCSLLLSLAICVAAVSVFTAHPLLLLPILLTILGVICLVVAIMYWLGWELGAVEAISLSILVGSSVDYCLHLVEGYLLAGETIPATPGHTMSLSAKRQRRSLDAVNHVGVAIVSSAVTTVISTVPLFFCVIVPFAKFGQIVAINTAVSILFTLTVTAAMLATMGPANFHRPPGAVLKASLAVLGTTAFGAALCWAGGQLGPVTWHTAVTM